A window of the Ostrea edulis chromosome 1, xbOstEdul1.1, whole genome shotgun sequence genome harbors these coding sequences:
- the LOC125649848 gene encoding uncharacterized protein LOC125649848 isoform X2, whose translation MTYIRTKIEMTADLWFIILILLTNNEKIGVLSSESSSCGTILPPLPHDYDHEHKDKFSVSSSLQHNCKIFPRLKDILKQLGIFTLQASLCSELESVTRTTYPSDKLNSLRRISITLDFIEDIPLGLQLSGQDTNMTSPNSCHNMGTFSMDLEPLARLQIKNNQSESQNISTAAQPPSIHSHEEESAGLVHHDLLRDKSLSYTQTVVIATCASIIGTFFLIAGIIRMRNYWKRCREEQTASRRLAYTNCHLPLYSSDAEVNASAKDHGNGSPGSISSQNSSPIKQHDLHERVSNGKSPVLHNHYLDTMPLLVVTAPSTGPNTPSGSVSSIQYIDEESGCNGDDSSKMEKNQEELTSKDCTQAVGSNQNVPNENFAGVDKPTETSGSKLSESNSQSKIQGLAEYVCCEDDDIINVDPHSNQNQQEGKPNISIIHCGISQSDESLATVNHTYYYGNQVEYSSSPGYGLRM comes from the exons TTGAAATGACTGCAGATCTCTGGTTCATTATACTGATACTACTAACTAACAACGAGAAGATTGGAGTTCTGTCATCAGAGTCTAGCTCTTGTGGAACAATACTACCACCTTTACCACACGATTATGACCATGAACACAAAGACAAATTCAGTGTCTCTTCTAGTCTCCAGCATAACTGTAAAATCTTTCCCAGACTGAAAGACATTTTAAAGCAGCTGGGAATATTTACGCTACAGGCATCTCTTTGCTCTGAGCTAGAATCTGTTACACGAACTACATACCCTAGTGataaattaaattcattgagAAGAATCTCCATCACTTTAGACTTTATAGAAGACATACCTCTGGGTCTGCAATTATCAGGCCAGGATACAAACATGACATCACCCAACTCCTGTCACAATATGGGTACTTTCTCAATGGACCTTGAGCCTCTGGCACGACTTCAAATTAAAAACAACCAGTCTGAGAGCCAGAACATCAGCACAGCTGCCCAGCCACCCAGCATACATTCCCACGAAGAGGAATCAG ctggattggtgcaccatgacctacttagggataaaa GTTTAAGTTATACTCAGACAGTAGTAATAGCAACCTGTGCTTCTATTATTGGGACATTTTTTCTGATAGCAGGGATAATAAGAATGAG AAACTACTGGAAAAGATGTCGAGAGGAACAAACGGCATCAAGGAGACTGGCTTACACTAATTGTCACCTTCCTCTTTACTCCTCTGATGCAGAAGTCAATGCATCTGCAAAAGACCATGGAAATGGATCCCCTGGGAGTATCAGCAGTCAA AATAGTTCACCTATTAAACAACACGATCTGCATGAAAGAGTAAGTAATGGTAAATCACCAGTCCTGCACAACCATTACTTGGACACCATGCCATTGTTAGTTGTGACAGCCCCCTCCACAGGACCAAACACACCCTCGGGATCTGTATCTTCAATTCAATACATCGATGAGGAATCTGGCTGTAAT gGTGATGATTCTTCAAAAATGGAGAAAAATCAAGAAGAATTAACATCAAAAGATTGTACCCAGGCTGTTGGAAGTAATCAAAATGTACCCAATGAAAACTTTGCTGGAGTTGATAAACCAACTGAAACTAGTGGCTCAAAGCTGAGTGAATCAAACAGCCAAAGTAAAATTCAAGGATTGGCTGAATATGTGTGTTGTGAGGATGATGACATTATAAATGTGGATCCACACTCTAATCAAAACCAACAAGAAGGAAAACCAAATATATCAATCATCCATTGTGGAATCTCACAGTCTGATGAAAGCCTAGCTACAGTCAATCATACTTATTACTATGGCAACCAGGTGGAATATTCAAGCAGTCCTGGATATG GATTAAGGATGTAG
- the LOC125649848 gene encoding uncharacterized protein LOC125649848 isoform X3 translates to MTADLWFIILILLTNNEKIGVLSSESSSCGTILPPLPHDYDHEHKDKFSVSSSLQHNCKIFPRLKDILKQLGIFTLQASLCSELESVTRTTYPSDKLNSLRRISITLDFIEDIPLGLQLSGQDTNMTSPNSCHNMGTFSMDLEPLARLQIKNNQSESQNISTAAQPPSIHSHEEESAGLVHHDLLRDKSLSYTQTVVIATCASIIGTFFLIAGIIRMRNYWKRCREEQTASRRLAYTNCHLPLYSSDAEVNASAKDHGNGSPGSISSQNSSPIKQHDLHERVSNGKSPVLHNHYLDTMPLLVVTAPSTGPNTPSGSVSSIQYIDEESGCNGDDSSKMEKNQEELTSKDCTQAVGSNQNVPNENFAGVDKPTETSGSKLSESNSQSKIQGLAEYVCCEDDDIINVDPHSNQNQQEGKPNISIIHCGISQSDESLATVNHTYYYGNQVEYSSSPGYGNVAYCSHVI, encoded by the exons ATGACTGCAGATCTCTGGTTCATTATACTGATACTACTAACTAACAACGAGAAGATTGGAGTTCTGTCATCAGAGTCTAGCTCTTGTGGAACAATACTACCACCTTTACCACACGATTATGACCATGAACACAAAGACAAATTCAGTGTCTCTTCTAGTCTCCAGCATAACTGTAAAATCTTTCCCAGACTGAAAGACATTTTAAAGCAGCTGGGAATATTTACGCTACAGGCATCTCTTTGCTCTGAGCTAGAATCTGTTACACGAACTACATACCCTAGTGataaattaaattcattgagAAGAATCTCCATCACTTTAGACTTTATAGAAGACATACCTCTGGGTCTGCAATTATCAGGCCAGGATACAAACATGACATCACCCAACTCCTGTCACAATATGGGTACTTTCTCAATGGACCTTGAGCCTCTGGCACGACTTCAAATTAAAAACAACCAGTCTGAGAGCCAGAACATCAGCACAGCTGCCCAGCCACCCAGCATACATTCCCACGAAGAGGAATCAG ctggattggtgcaccatgacctacttagggataaaa GTTTAAGTTATACTCAGACAGTAGTAATAGCAACCTGTGCTTCTATTATTGGGACATTTTTTCTGATAGCAGGGATAATAAGAATGAG AAACTACTGGAAAAGATGTCGAGAGGAACAAACGGCATCAAGGAGACTGGCTTACACTAATTGTCACCTTCCTCTTTACTCCTCTGATGCAGAAGTCAATGCATCTGCAAAAGACCATGGAAATGGATCCCCTGGGAGTATCAGCAGTCAA AATAGTTCACCTATTAAACAACACGATCTGCATGAAAGAGTAAGTAATGGTAAATCACCAGTCCTGCACAACCATTACTTGGACACCATGCCATTGTTAGTTGTGACAGCCCCCTCCACAGGACCAAACACACCCTCGGGATCTGTATCTTCAATTCAATACATCGATGAGGAATCTGGCTGTAAT gGTGATGATTCTTCAAAAATGGAGAAAAATCAAGAAGAATTAACATCAAAAGATTGTACCCAGGCTGTTGGAAGTAATCAAAATGTACCCAATGAAAACTTTGCTGGAGTTGATAAACCAACTGAAACTAGTGGCTCAAAGCTGAGTGAATCAAACAGCCAAAGTAAAATTCAAGGATTGGCTGAATATGTGTGTTGTGAGGATGATGACATTATAAATGTGGATCCACACTCTAATCAAAACCAACAAGAAGGAAAACCAAATATATCAATCATCCATTGTGGAATCTCACAGTCTGATGAAAGCCTAGCTACAGTCAATCATACTTATTACTATGGCAACCAGGTGGAATATTCAAGCAGTCCTGGATATGGTAATGTTGCTTATTGTTCTCATGTGATTTAA
- the LOC125649848 gene encoding uncharacterized protein LOC125649848 isoform X4, translating into MTYIRTKIEMTADLWFIILILLTNNEKIGVLSSESSSCGTILPPLPHDYDHEHKDKFSVSSSLQHNCKIFPRLKDILKQLGIFTLQASLCSELESVTRTTYPSDKLNSLRRISITLDFIEDIPLGLQLSGQDTNMTSPNSCHNMGTFSMDLEPLARLQIKNNQSESQNISTAAQPPSIHSHEEESGLSYTQTVVIATCASIIGTFFLIAGIIRMRNYWKRCREEQTASRRLAYTNCHLPLYSSDAEVNASAKDHGNGSPGSISSQNSSPIKQHDLHERVSNGKSPVLHNHYLDTMPLLVVTAPSTGPNTPSGSVSSIQYIDEESGCNGDDSSKMEKNQEELTSKDCTQAVGSNQNVPNENFAGVDKPTETSGSKLSESNSQSKIQGLAEYVCCEDDDIINVDPHSNQNQQEGKPNISIIHCGISQSDESLATVNHTYYYGNQVEYSSSPGYGNVAYCSHVI; encoded by the exons TTGAAATGACTGCAGATCTCTGGTTCATTATACTGATACTACTAACTAACAACGAGAAGATTGGAGTTCTGTCATCAGAGTCTAGCTCTTGTGGAACAATACTACCACCTTTACCACACGATTATGACCATGAACACAAAGACAAATTCAGTGTCTCTTCTAGTCTCCAGCATAACTGTAAAATCTTTCCCAGACTGAAAGACATTTTAAAGCAGCTGGGAATATTTACGCTACAGGCATCTCTTTGCTCTGAGCTAGAATCTGTTACACGAACTACATACCCTAGTGataaattaaattcattgagAAGAATCTCCATCACTTTAGACTTTATAGAAGACATACCTCTGGGTCTGCAATTATCAGGCCAGGATACAAACATGACATCACCCAACTCCTGTCACAATATGGGTACTTTCTCAATGGACCTTGAGCCTCTGGCACGACTTCAAATTAAAAACAACCAGTCTGAGAGCCAGAACATCAGCACAGCTGCCCAGCCACCCAGCATACATTCCCACGAAGAGGAATCAG GTTTAAGTTATACTCAGACAGTAGTAATAGCAACCTGTGCTTCTATTATTGGGACATTTTTTCTGATAGCAGGGATAATAAGAATGAG AAACTACTGGAAAAGATGTCGAGAGGAACAAACGGCATCAAGGAGACTGGCTTACACTAATTGTCACCTTCCTCTTTACTCCTCTGATGCAGAAGTCAATGCATCTGCAAAAGACCATGGAAATGGATCCCCTGGGAGTATCAGCAGTCAA AATAGTTCACCTATTAAACAACACGATCTGCATGAAAGAGTAAGTAATGGTAAATCACCAGTCCTGCACAACCATTACTTGGACACCATGCCATTGTTAGTTGTGACAGCCCCCTCCACAGGACCAAACACACCCTCGGGATCTGTATCTTCAATTCAATACATCGATGAGGAATCTGGCTGTAAT gGTGATGATTCTTCAAAAATGGAGAAAAATCAAGAAGAATTAACATCAAAAGATTGTACCCAGGCTGTTGGAAGTAATCAAAATGTACCCAATGAAAACTTTGCTGGAGTTGATAAACCAACTGAAACTAGTGGCTCAAAGCTGAGTGAATCAAACAGCCAAAGTAAAATTCAAGGATTGGCTGAATATGTGTGTTGTGAGGATGATGACATTATAAATGTGGATCCACACTCTAATCAAAACCAACAAGAAGGAAAACCAAATATATCAATCATCCATTGTGGAATCTCACAGTCTGATGAAAGCCTAGCTACAGTCAATCATACTTATTACTATGGCAACCAGGTGGAATATTCAAGCAGTCCTGGATATGGTAATGTTGCTTATTGTTCTCATGTGATTTAA
- the LOC125649848 gene encoding uncharacterized protein LOC125649848 isoform X1 — protein MTYIRTKIEMTADLWFIILILLTNNEKIGVLSSESSSCGTILPPLPHDYDHEHKDKFSVSSSLQHNCKIFPRLKDILKQLGIFTLQASLCSELESVTRTTYPSDKLNSLRRISITLDFIEDIPLGLQLSGQDTNMTSPNSCHNMGTFSMDLEPLARLQIKNNQSESQNISTAAQPPSIHSHEEESAGLVHHDLLRDKSLSYTQTVVIATCASIIGTFFLIAGIIRMRNYWKRCREEQTASRRLAYTNCHLPLYSSDAEVNASAKDHGNGSPGSISSQNSSPIKQHDLHERVSNGKSPVLHNHYLDTMPLLVVTAPSTGPNTPSGSVSSIQYIDEESGCNGDDSSKMEKNQEELTSKDCTQAVGSNQNVPNENFAGVDKPTETSGSKLSESNSQSKIQGLAEYVCCEDDDIINVDPHSNQNQQEGKPNISIIHCGISQSDESLATVNHTYYYGNQVEYSSSPGYGNVAYCSHVI, from the exons TTGAAATGACTGCAGATCTCTGGTTCATTATACTGATACTACTAACTAACAACGAGAAGATTGGAGTTCTGTCATCAGAGTCTAGCTCTTGTGGAACAATACTACCACCTTTACCACACGATTATGACCATGAACACAAAGACAAATTCAGTGTCTCTTCTAGTCTCCAGCATAACTGTAAAATCTTTCCCAGACTGAAAGACATTTTAAAGCAGCTGGGAATATTTACGCTACAGGCATCTCTTTGCTCTGAGCTAGAATCTGTTACACGAACTACATACCCTAGTGataaattaaattcattgagAAGAATCTCCATCACTTTAGACTTTATAGAAGACATACCTCTGGGTCTGCAATTATCAGGCCAGGATACAAACATGACATCACCCAACTCCTGTCACAATATGGGTACTTTCTCAATGGACCTTGAGCCTCTGGCACGACTTCAAATTAAAAACAACCAGTCTGAGAGCCAGAACATCAGCACAGCTGCCCAGCCACCCAGCATACATTCCCACGAAGAGGAATCAG ctggattggtgcaccatgacctacttagggataaaa GTTTAAGTTATACTCAGACAGTAGTAATAGCAACCTGTGCTTCTATTATTGGGACATTTTTTCTGATAGCAGGGATAATAAGAATGAG AAACTACTGGAAAAGATGTCGAGAGGAACAAACGGCATCAAGGAGACTGGCTTACACTAATTGTCACCTTCCTCTTTACTCCTCTGATGCAGAAGTCAATGCATCTGCAAAAGACCATGGAAATGGATCCCCTGGGAGTATCAGCAGTCAA AATAGTTCACCTATTAAACAACACGATCTGCATGAAAGAGTAAGTAATGGTAAATCACCAGTCCTGCACAACCATTACTTGGACACCATGCCATTGTTAGTTGTGACAGCCCCCTCCACAGGACCAAACACACCCTCGGGATCTGTATCTTCAATTCAATACATCGATGAGGAATCTGGCTGTAAT gGTGATGATTCTTCAAAAATGGAGAAAAATCAAGAAGAATTAACATCAAAAGATTGTACCCAGGCTGTTGGAAGTAATCAAAATGTACCCAATGAAAACTTTGCTGGAGTTGATAAACCAACTGAAACTAGTGGCTCAAAGCTGAGTGAATCAAACAGCCAAAGTAAAATTCAAGGATTGGCTGAATATGTGTGTTGTGAGGATGATGACATTATAAATGTGGATCCACACTCTAATCAAAACCAACAAGAAGGAAAACCAAATATATCAATCATCCATTGTGGAATCTCACAGTCTGATGAAAGCCTAGCTACAGTCAATCATACTTATTACTATGGCAACCAGGTGGAATATTCAAGCAGTCCTGGATATGGTAATGTTGCTTATTGTTCTCATGTGATTTAA